Sequence from the Scyliorhinus torazame isolate Kashiwa2021f unplaced genomic scaffold, sScyTor2.1 scaffold_628, whole genome shotgun sequence genome:
tctgtatctaaccccgtgctgtacctgtcctgggagtgtttgatggggacagtgtagagtgagctttattctgtatctaaccccgtgctgtacctgtcctgggagtgtttgatggggacagtgtagagggagctttactctgtatctcaccccgtgctgtacctgtcctgggagtgtttgatggggacagtgtagagtgagctttactctgtatctaaccccgtgctgtacctgtcctgggagtgtttgatgggggcagtgtagagggagctttactctgtacctaaccccgtactgtacctgccctgggagtgtttgatggggtcagtgtagagggagctttactctgtatctaaccccgtgctgtacctgccctgggagtgtttgatggggactgtgtggagggagctttactctgtatctaaccccgtgctgtacctgtcctgggagtgtttgatggggactgtgttgtgggagctttactctgtatctaaccccgtgctgtacctgtcctgggagtgtttgatgggggcagtgtagagggagctttactctgtacctaaccccgtgctgtacctgccctgggagtgtttgatggggacagtgtagagggagctttactctgtatctaaccccgtgctgtacctgtcctgggagtgtttgatggggacagtgtagagggagctttactctgtatctaaccccgtgctgtacgtgtcctgggagtgtttgatggggacagtgtagagggagctttactctgtatctaaccccgtgctgtacctgtcctgggagtgtttgatggggacagtgtagagggagctttactctgtatctaaccccgtgctgtacctgtcctgggagtgtttgatggggacagtgtagagggagctttacactgtatctaaccccgtgctgtacctgtcctgggagtgtttgatggggacagtgtagagggagctttactctgtatctaaccccatgctgtacctgtcctgggagtgtctaatggggacagtgtagtgggatctttattctgtatctaaccccatgctgtacctgtcctgggagtgtttgatggggacagtgtagagggagctttactctgtatctaaccccgtgctgtacctgtcctgggagtgtttgatggggacagtgtagagggagctttactctgtatctaaccccgtgctgtacctgtcctgggagtgtttgatggggacagtgtagagggagctttactctgtatctaaccccgtgctgtacctgtcctgggagagtttgatggggacagtgtagagggagctttactctgtatctaaccccgtgctgtacctgtcctgggagtgtttgatggggacaatgtagagggagctttactctgtatctaaccccgtgctgtacctgtcctgggagtgtctgatggggacagtgtagagggagctttactctgtatctaaccccgtgctgttcctgtcctgggagtgtttgatggggacagtgtagagggagctttactctgtatctagccccgtgctgtacctgtcctgggagtgttttgatggggagtgtgtagagggagctttactctgtatctaaccccgtgctgtacctgtcctgggagtgtttgatggggacagtgtagagggagctttactctgtatctaaccccgtgctgtccctgtcctgggagtgtttgatggggacagtgtagagggagctttactctgtacctcaccccgtgctgtccctgtcctgggagtgtttgatggggacagtgtagagggagcattactctgtatctagcccgtgctgcacctgtcctgggagtgtttgatggggacagtgttgagggacctttactctgtatctaaccccgtgccgtacctgtcctgggagagtttgatgggaacagtgtagagggaactttactctgtatctaaacccgtgctgtacctgtcctgggagtgtttgatggggacagtgtagagggagctttactctgtatctaaccccgtgctgtacctgtcctgggagtgtttgatggggacagtgtggagggagctttactctgtatctaaccccatgctgtacctgtcctgggagtgtttgatgggaacagtgtatagggagctttactctgtatctaaccccgtgctgtacctgtcctgggagtgtttgatggggacagtgtagagggagctttactctgtatctaaccccgtgctgtacctgtcctgggagtgtttgatggggacagtgtagagggagctttactctgtatctaaccccgtgctgtccctgtcccgggagtgtttgatggggacagtgtagagggagctttactctgtatctaaccccgtgctgtacctgtgctgggagtgtttgatggggacagtgttgtgggagctttactctgtatccaaccccgtgctgtacctgtcctgggagtgtttgatggggacagtgtagagggagctttactctgtatctaaacccgtgctgtacctgtcctgggagtgtttgatggggacagtgtagagggagctttactctgtatctaaccccgtgctgtacctgtcctgggagtgtttgatggggacagtgtggagggagctttactctgtatctaaccccatgctgtacctgtcctgggagtgtttgatgggaacagtgtatagggagctttactctgtatctaaccccgtgctgtacctgtcctgggagtgtttgatggggacagtgtagagggagctttactctgtatctaaccccgtgctgtacctgtcctgggagtgttttgatggggagtgtgtagagggagctttactctgtatctaaccccgtgctgtacctgtcctgggagtgtttgatggggacagtgtagagggagctttactctgtacctcaccccgtgctgtccctgtcctgggagtgtttgatggggacagtgtagagggagcattactctgtatctaaccccgtgctgcacctgtcctgggagtgtttgatggggacagtgttgagggacctttactctgtatctaaccccgtgccgtacctgtcctgggagagtttgatgggaacagtgtagagggagctttactctgtatctaaacccgtgctgtacctgtcctgggagtgtttgatgggacagtgtagagggagctttactctgtatctaaccccgtgctgtacctgtcctgggagtgtttgatggagacagtttagagggagctttactctgtatctaaccccgtgctgtacctgtcctgggagtgtttgatggggacagtggagagggagctttactctgtatctaaccccgtgctgtacctgtcctggagtgtttgatggggacagtgtagagggagctttactctgtttctaaccccgtgctgtacctgtcctgggagtgtttgatggagacagtttagagggagctttactctgtatctaaccccgtggtgtacctgtcctgggagtgtttgaatggggcagtgtagagggagctttactcagtatctaaccccgtgctgtacctgtcctgggagtgtttgatggggacagtgtagagggagctttactctgtatctaaccccgtgctgtacctgtcctgggagtgtttgaatggggcagtgtagagggagctttactcagtatctaaccccgtgctgtacctgtcctgggagtgtttgatggggacagtgtagagggagctttactctgtatctaaccccgtgctgtacctgtcctgggagtgtttgatggggacagtgtagagggagctgtgatCAGTTGAACTCTTGTCTCTGAAGGTGAAAGTACTGAAGAGCATTCCGGAGATCCAGATGGAGAATGTTGTCCTTGGACAGTACACGGGGGATCCGAATGGACATGGTGAGGCCAAAAAGGGTTACCTTGACGATCCGACAGTTCCCAGAGGCTCGGTCACCCCCACATACGCTGCTGCCGTGCTGTACATTCAGAATGAACGATGGGATGGTGAGTTACACAGTCGTACCCGCGGCAGAGCCTCCGCCCGCCGACACGGACAAATAACAGCTTATTCACACCTTTTTATTTTACAAGTTagggttcccaattcattttttccaattaaggggcaatttagcgtggccaatccacccaccctgcacatctttgggttgtgggggcgaaacccacgcagacacggggagaatgtgcaaactccacacggacattgacccagagccgggatcgaacccgggtcctgagcgctgtatgcagcagtgctaaccactgcgccaccaagctgcCCTGGTTTTTCAGCCCCTCTTgagacactgtcagaaggtcagtactgagggagcaccgcactgtcagagggtcagtactgagggagtgccgcactgtcagagggtcagtgctgagggagtgccgcactgtcagagggtcagtactgagggagtgccgcactgtcagagggtcagtactgagggagtgccgcactgtcagagggtcagtactgagggagtcccgcactgtcagagggtcagtactgagggactgctgcactgtcagagggtcagtactgagggagtaccgcactgtcagaggggcagtactgagggagtgccgcactgtcagagggtcagtactgagggagcaccgcactgtcagagggtcagtactgagggagtgctgcagtgtcagagggtcagtactgagggagtgccgcattgtcagagagtcagtactgagggagtgctgcactgtcagagggtcagtactgagggagtgccgcactgtcagagggtcagtactgagggagtgctgcactgtcagagggtcagtactgagggagtgctgcagtgtcagagggtcagtactgagggagtgccgcattgtcagagggtcagtactgagggagtgccgcactgtcagagggtcagtactgagggagtgctgaactgtcagagagtcagtactgagggagtgctgcactgtcagagggtcagtactgagggagtgccgcactgtcagagggtcagtactgagggagtgccgcactgtcagagggtcagtactgagggagtgctgcactgtcagagggtcagtactgagggagtgccgcactgtcagggggtcagtgctgagggagtgccgcactgtcagagggtcagtactgagggagtgccgcactgtcagagggtcagtactgagggagcgccgcactgtcagagggtcagtactgagggagtgccgcgctgtcagagggtcagtactgagggagtgccgcactgtcagagggtcagtactgagggagcgccgcactgtcagagggtcagtactgagggagtgccgcactgtcagggggtcagtgctgagggagtgccgcactgtcagagggtcagtactgagggagtgctgcactgtcagagggtcagtactgagggagtgccgcactgtcagggggtcagtgctgagggagtgccgcactgtcagagggtcagtgctgagggagtgccgcactgtcagagggtcagtgctgagggagtgccgcactgtcagagggtcagtactgagggagtgccgcactgtcagggggtcagtgctgagggagtgccgcactgtcagagggtcagtactgagggagtgccgcattcacGACAATCCACAGTTTGCTCCTTCTTTGAGTGTGAGGGACTCGGTGAGATCCTGAGGAGGCCCACGGTTCCCGTGCAGAGGTGTAATGTCGGGATGTTGTCGCCTGCAGGCGTCCCGTTTGTGATGCGATGTGGAAAGGCTCTGAACGAACGCAAGGCCGAGGTGAGGCTGCAGTTCCGCGACGTTCCGGGTGACATCTTTCAAAGCCAGTGTAAACGCAATGAGTTGGTGATCCGTGTTCAACCCAACGAGGCCATCTACACCAAGATGATGACGAAGAAACCCGGAATGTCCTTCAGTCCGGAGGAGTCTGAGCTGGATCTCACCTATGGCCATCGCTACAAGGTGAGCATGTGTCGGGGGCctccggggtcagtgctgggggagagaggttactgagtgagagtgtgagggagctggattaacatcagtagagatacagtcagtaacacagggtgctggggagaggggttactgagtgacagtgtgagggagctggattaacatcagtagagatacagtcagtaacacagggtgctgggggagaggggttactgagtgacagtgtgagggagctggattaacatcaggagagatacagcaagtaacacagggtgctggggtggaggggttactgagtgacagtgtgagggagctggattaacatcagtagagataccgtcagtaacacagggtgctggggagaggggttactgagtgacagtgtgagggagctggattaacatcaggagagatacagcaagtaacacagggtgctggggtggaggggttactgagtgacagtgtgagggagctggattaacatcagtagagatacagtcagtaacacagggtgcggggggagcggggttagtgagtgacagtgtgagggagctggattaacatcagtagagatacagtcagtaacacagggtgctgggggagaggggttagtgagtgacagtgtgagggagctagattaacatcagtagagatacagtcagtaacacagggtgctggggagaggggttactgagtgacagtgtgagggagctggattaacatcagtagagatacagtcagtaacacagggtgctgggggagaggggttagtgagtgacagtgtgagggagttggattaacatcagtagagatacagtcagtaacacagggtgctgggggagagaggttactgagtgacagtgtgagggagctggattaacatcagtagagatacagtcagtaacacagggtgctgggggagagaggttactgagtgacagtgtgagggagctggattaacatcagtagagatacagtcagtaacacagggtgctgggggagaggggttactgagtgacagtgtgagggagctggattaacatcagtagagatacagtcagtaacacagggtgctgggggagaggggttactgagtgacagtgtgagggagctggattaacatcagtagagatacagtcagtaacacggtgctgggggagagaggttctgagtgacagtgtgagggagctggattaacatcagtagagatacagtcagtaacacagggtgctgggggagagaggttactgagtgacagtgtgaggaagctggattaacatcagtagagatacagtcagtaccacagggtgctgggggagaggggttactgagtgacagtgtgtgggagctggattaacatcagtagagatacagtcagtaacacagtgctgggggagaggggttactgagtgacagtgtgagggagctggattaacatcagtagagatacaatcagtaacacagggcgctgggggagaggggttactgagtgacagtgtgagggagctggattaacatcagtagagatacagtcagtaacacagggtgctgggggagaggggttactgagtgacagtgtgagggagctggattaacatcagtagagatacaatcagtaacacagggtgctgggggagaggggttacagagtgacagtgtgagggagctggattaacatcagtagagatacagtcagtaacacagggtgctgggggagaggggttactgagtgacagtgtgagggagctggattaacatcagtcgaggttAAGTGAATAATATTTATGTGGTTTTCTCACCCTTGGGGAATCTGATGGGTTTATTTTTTTTGCCGTGTTGATTTTCTGCGTGACTGAACAGCCATTTTCTAATGTTAAAATTTGTCCCCCCTCGCTCTGCCCTCCCCCCGTTCTtcccttgctcccccccccccgatacacCATCCACCTCCAActgcccctctctgtcccccctcccctcccctatctccCAGGATGTGAAGTTACCTGATGCATACGAACGTTTGATTCTGGATGTTTTCTGTGGCAGTCAGATGCACTTTGTGCGAAGGTTAGAATTTATTTTCTGTCATTGAATCTGTCGAATCtgatagtgcagaaggtggccatttggcccatcgagtctgcaccaccctctgAAAACGCTCCCTACCCAGGCCCGCTACTCGCCCctattctacacacactgactctcactggggtacggaccccacacacactgactctcactggggtacgggtcccacacaccctgactctcactggggtacgggtcccacacacactgactctctctggggtacgggtcccacacacactgactctcactggggtacgggtcccacacacactgactctcactggggtacgggtcccacacacactgactctcactggggtacgggtcccacacacactgactctcactggggtacgggtcccacacacactgactctcactggggtacgggttccacacacactgaccctcactggggtacgggtcccacacacactgactctcactggggtacggggttccacaccacactgaccctcactggggtacgggtcccacacacactgactctcactggggtacgggttccacacacactgaccctcactggggtacgggtcccacacactctgaccctcactggggtacgggtcccacacacactgaccctcactggggtacgggttccacacacactgactctcactggggtacgggtcccacacacactgaccctcactggggtacgggtcccacacactctgaccctcactggggtacgggtcccacacacactgaccctcactggggtacgggtcccacacacactgaccctcactggggtacgggttccacacacactgactctcactggggtacgggtcccacacacactgactctcactggggtccgggtcccacacacactgactctcactggggtaggggtcccacacacactgactctcactgggatacgggtcccacacacactgcctctcactggggtacgggtcccacacacacactgactctcactggggtacgggtcccacacacactgactctcactggggtacgggttccacacgcactgactctcacaggggtacgggtcccacacacactgactctcactggggtacgggtcccacacacactgactctcactggggtacgggtcccacacacactgactctcactggggtacgggtcccacagacactgactctcgctggggtacgggtcccacacacactgactctcactgtggtacgggtcccacacacactgactctcattggggtacgggtcccacacacactgaatctcactggggtacgggtcccacacacactgactctcactggggtacgggtcccacacacactgactctcactggggtacgggtcccacgcacactgactctcactggggtacgggtcccacacacactgactctcactggggtacggtttccacacacactgaccctcactggggtacgggtcccacacacactgactctcactggggtacgggtcccacacacaccgactctcactggggtacgggtcccacacacactgaccctcactggggtatggattccacacactgactctcactgggatacgggtcccacacacactgactctcactgtggtacgggtcccacacacactgactctcactggggtacgggtcccacacacactgaccctcactggggtatggattccacacacactgactctcactgggatacgggtcccacacacactgactctcactgcggtacgggtcccacacacactgactctcactggggtacgggttccacacacactgactctcactggggtacgggtcccacacacactgaccctcactggggtatggattccacacacactgactctcactggggtacgggtccacacacacgactctcactggggtatgggtcccacacacactgactctcactggggtacgggtcccacacacactgactctcactggggtacgggtcccacacacactgactctcactggggtacgggtccgcacacactgactctcactggggtacgggtcccacacacactgactctcactgggatacgggtcccacacacactgactctcactggggtacgggctccacacacactgactctcactggggtacgtgtcccacacacactgactctcactgggataccggtcccacacacact
This genomic interval carries:
- the g6pd gene encoding glucose-6-phosphate 1-dehydrogenase, producing the protein MGKIGWNRVIVEKPFGKDLESSNKLSNHLSSLFSEDQIYRIDHYLGKEMVQNLMVLRFANRIFAPLWNRDNIASVVLTFKEPFGTEGRGGYFDEFGIIRDVMQNHMMQMLCLVAMEKPASTDSDDVRDEKVKVLKSIPEIQMENVVLGQYTGDPNGHGEAKKGYLDDPTVPRGSVTPTYAAAVLYIQNERWDGVPFVMRCGKALNERKAEVRLQFRDVPGDIFQSQCKRNELVIRVQPNEAIYTKMMTKKPGMSFSPEESELDLTYGHRYKDVKLPDAYERLILDVFCGSQMHFVRRLEFIFCH